A region of Acidobacteriota bacterium DNA encodes the following proteins:
- a CDS encoding MFS transporter encodes MSSSRHPEMVLEVVADPIIRRTRRRIAKRILPYVTLLYIIAYLDRVNVGYAALEMVNDLKFGPEIYGFGAGIFFVGYLLLEIPGTILVEKWSARKWIARIMISWGIIAMCTGFIRTPVQFYWVRFLLGVAEAGFFPGIIVYLSHWVRPQDRARALAAFTVAQPISNLVGSPISGLLLGIHWFGLAGWRWLFILEGLPAVLFGIITIFYLTDWPHQAAWLSPEERGWISSELQKEIEAKRADHPVSLWQAIRHKNVVFLCTAYFFVANSVFGFTFWFPTILKRLSGFSNLLVSTMASLPFAVGLLSMLLVGWSSDRTGERRWHTAISMLLIATGLALSLWPQGVFLPLLLFCVAGAGLYSYLPGFWSIPSSFLCGTAAAVSIGLINSIGNLGGFAGPYVVGHLSKATHSFTAGVLYLSLSAVAAAGFVLAVSPRRREKTLQM; translated from the coding sequence ATGAGTAGCTCACGACATCCCGAAATGGTCCTTGAAGTCGTGGCTGACCCAATAATCCGACGCACGCGGCGTCGAATTGCCAAACGGATTCTGCCTTACGTGACGCTCCTGTACATCATCGCCTACCTGGATAGGGTGAACGTCGGCTATGCCGCACTCGAGATGGTCAACGATCTGAAGTTCGGCCCAGAGATCTATGGTTTCGGAGCCGGCATCTTCTTTGTTGGATATTTGTTGCTCGAGATTCCCGGAACGATACTCGTTGAAAAGTGGAGCGCACGGAAATGGATTGCACGCATCATGATCTCCTGGGGCATCATCGCGATGTGTACAGGGTTCATTCGTACTCCGGTGCAGTTCTACTGGGTTCGGTTTCTCTTGGGAGTAGCAGAAGCAGGCTTCTTCCCGGGAATTATTGTCTATTTGAGTCACTGGGTGCGGCCCCAGGACCGTGCGCGAGCGCTGGCCGCATTCACCGTCGCGCAGCCGATTTCCAACCTGGTAGGGTCTCCAATTTCGGGATTGCTTTTGGGAATCCATTGGTTCGGCCTTGCCGGATGGCGCTGGCTCTTCATCCTCGAAGGTCTGCCGGCGGTACTATTTGGAATAATCACGATCTTCTATTTGACTGATTGGCCGCATCAGGCTGCGTGGCTCTCTCCGGAGGAGCGGGGATGGATCAGTTCAGAACTTCAGAAAGAAATTGAGGCGAAACGAGCCGATCATCCGGTTAGCTTGTGGCAGGCGATACGGCACAAGAACGTGGTTTTTCTGTGCACGGCATATTTTTTCGTGGCAAACAGTGTCTTCGGATTTACCTTCTGGTTTCCCACAATCCTGAAGAGATTGTCAGGCTTTTCGAATCTTCTCGTCTCAACTATGGCCTCGTTGCCTTTCGCTGTCGGACTCTTATCAATGCTGCTGGTCGGATGGTCCTCGGACCGTACTGGCGAACGGCGCTGGCACACTGCAATCAGCATGCTCCTGATCGCCACCGGCCTGGCGCTGAGTTTGTGGCCGCAGGGAGTCTTTCTGCCACTGCTGCTGTTCTGTGTGGCTGGAGCCGGACTGTATAGTTATCTTCCCGGCTTCTGGTCCATACCCAGCAGCTTTCTTTGTGGGACGGCGGCAGCCGTCTCGATTGGCTTGATTAATTCTATCGGCAATCTTGGTGGGTTCGCCGGTCCTTATGTCGTAGGTCACTTGAGCAAGGCTACGCATTCATTTACTGCTGGAGTACTTTATCTTTCTCTCTCGGCGGTAGCGGCGGCCGGATTTGTCCTCGCTGTGTCGCCGAGGCGGCGAGAAAAGACTCTTCAGATGTAA
- a CDS encoding dihydroxy-acid dehydratase (catalyzes the formation of 3-methyl-2-oxobutanoate from 2,3,-dihydroxy-3-methylbutanoate), whose product MKLRSAAWFGLRNRDGFIHRSWMKNQGLPDHLFDGRPVIGICNTWSELTPCNAHFRKIADHVKRGVYEAGGFPLEFPVMSLGETLMRPTTMLFRNLVSMDVEESIRANPVDGVVLLAGCDKTTPALLMGAASCDLPALMLSGGPMLNGKFRGRDIGSGTDVWRFSEDVRCGAMSMCDFMAAESGMSRSAGHCMTMGTASTMACVVEALGMGLPANAAIPAVDSRRYTLAHTAGRRIVEMVKEDLRMSKILTRKAFENAIRVVGAIGGSTNAVIHLLAIAGRIGVDLTLHDWDVLGRNVPCLLNLMPAGKYLMEDFYYAGGLPALIRELGDLIHRDALTVNGKTIGENVGDAECFDRDVIRPAKDPFRDHSGIAVLRGNLCPNGAVLKPSAATPELMKHTGRAVVFDNIEDFYARIDSAELDVDENSVLVLKNCGPRGYPGMPEVGNMPLPPKILKKGITDMVRISDARMSGTAFGTVVLHVSPEAAAGGTLALVENGDVIDLDVEARRLQLSVTDHELARRRERWKSPQPVFERGYYKLYFDHVMQADRGADLDFLPGGSGAYVPRDSH is encoded by the coding sequence ATGAAGCTGCGCAGTGCAGCCTGGTTTGGTCTACGAAATCGCGATGGCTTCATTCACCGAAGCTGGATGAAGAATCAGGGTCTGCCTGATCACTTGTTCGATGGACGTCCGGTGATCGGGATCTGCAACACCTGGTCGGAGCTGACGCCGTGCAATGCGCACTTCCGCAAAATCGCCGATCACGTGAAACGCGGAGTCTACGAGGCCGGCGGCTTCCCGCTGGAGTTTCCCGTGATGTCGCTGGGCGAGACGCTGATGCGTCCGACGACGATGCTCTTCCGCAATCTCGTCAGCATGGATGTTGAGGAATCGATTCGCGCAAATCCGGTTGATGGCGTGGTTCTGCTTGCCGGATGCGACAAGACAACGCCCGCGCTGCTGATGGGAGCCGCCAGTTGCGATCTTCCGGCGCTCATGCTCTCCGGCGGCCCAATGTTGAATGGGAAGTTCCGCGGACGAGACATCGGCTCAGGTACGGATGTGTGGAGGTTCAGCGAAGATGTGCGCTGCGGCGCCATGAGCATGTGCGACTTCATGGCCGCTGAGTCCGGCATGAGCCGCTCCGCCGGTCACTGCATGACGATGGGAACGGCCTCGACGATGGCCTGCGTCGTCGAAGCTCTCGGCATGGGATTACCTGCGAACGCTGCCATTCCCGCAGTGGATTCGCGTCGCTACACACTCGCTCATACCGCTGGCCGTCGCATCGTGGAAATGGTGAAAGAGGATCTGCGCATGTCGAAGATCCTCACCCGCAAAGCATTCGAAAATGCAATTCGCGTTGTGGGTGCGATTGGCGGTTCAACCAATGCGGTGATTCATCTTCTCGCCATCGCAGGCCGCATCGGCGTTGATCTCACTCTGCACGATTGGGATGTACTCGGGCGCAACGTTCCCTGTTTGTTGAACCTGATGCCGGCAGGCAAGTACCTGATGGAAGACTTTTACTACGCCGGCGGACTACCCGCGCTGATCCGCGAACTCGGAGACTTAATCCATCGCGACGCGCTTACAGTGAATGGCAAGACGATCGGCGAAAACGTCGGGGATGCCGAGTGCTTCGATCGCGACGTCATCCGTCCGGCGAAAGATCCATTTCGGGATCATAGCGGGATCGCCGTCCTGCGCGGCAATCTGTGCCCGAATGGAGCTGTCCTCAAACCCTCCGCCGCGACACCGGAGCTGATGAAGCACACCGGGCGCGCCGTAGTCTTCGACAACATCGAAGACTTCTACGCGCGCATCGACTCTGCCGAGCTTGATGTAGATGAAAATTCAGTATTGGTACTAAAGAATTGCGGTCCACGTGGCTATCCAGGTATGCCCGAAGTGGGAAACATGCCACTCCCGCCGAAGATTCTGAAGAAGGGAATCACCGACATGGTGCGCATCTCCGATGCCCGCATGAGCGGCACGGCCTTCGGCACCGTAGTGCTGCACGTCTCACCCGAAGCCGCTGCGGGCGGCACATTGGCGTTGGTTGAAAATGGTGACGTGATTGACTTGGACGTGGAAGCTCGCAGGTTGCAATTAAGCGTCACCGACCATGAGCTCGCACGCCGTCGAGAGCGATGGAAATCACCTCAGCCCGTATTCGAGCGAGGCTATTACAAACTCTACTTCGATCACGTGATGCAGGCGGACCGCGGCGCCGATCTGGATTTTCTTCCTGGCGGAAGCGGCGCCTACGTGCCGCGCGACAGCCATTAA